The window CAAATACACTAAGAATGCTCCCTGCTTTACATGGGACTTAACTACCTCACTCCTCAGCCAGCCGGATAACCAACTCTCCGGCTTGGCAAGTGAGGGGTTAGTGGCTTCCTACCTCAAACCCGAACTCCTTCAACCACTTACCGCTAATGGTCAGCTGTGGGCTGGGGTTGGGTTTTCCTCGGTTCGGTAAGTAACCCACTGAATATCGTCTGGTTTTTGGGGCTTCTTCTTTAGCGGCTTATGTCTGAGTTTTTATATTTAAAGGCGAAAACGCATGTCGGCAAAATCGGCACGGTAGATAAAAAGCTCTTTGAAAATGTGATGGTAACTGGCTGAATGCACTAGCAAAAAAGGATTTTATCTGCCCGTTTTGCAATGGAATGAGTTGTTGTTGAGAATAACTATCTTAGCTTCGATGAAGCAAGAGAATTTGATAAGGCAATTACAAAATGCAGAGCTGAAGGAAGTGACTACCAACCAGTTATAGACCATTATTCTAAATTAAATAAAATAAACTCAGATAAATACAAAGCAGATTGTGATAGGTATTCACTGAACTGTACTGCCGGGTATGAAAGGTTAAAACTTGATGGTGGGATCTCAGCAGCAGAAAGGCCGACATGGTTATACGGCTCTTTAGACAATGAAGATGTAAGAAACGCTGTTTTATATGAAAATCAGAAAGATCTCGAATATGGCATGGGTAAATCAGATAACTGGGATAGGCTGGGAGCATTTGTTGCAGAGCCTGAAAATACATTTGGTTTGCTCGCAGGAGGGAAGACTTTATTCAGTTCGAATATATCAACAGGCGCTAAATTAACGGACTCTGGTTTAAGCATGGGCGCTAATGGTGGAGTTCAGCTCTATAATGGAAATACAGGCGATAAATTTGATTATTTAAACTTCTTCACTTCAGGAGTTACTGGTTGGGGAGGAAGTGGGAAATCACTCCAAACTAACATGGGGCTCAATGTTGGAAATGCTTACCTAACAAGTCAAGTTTCAGGGCAAGATTCGGAAGCTGCAATGGTTGGCACTGGTTTTGGAACAATGCTTGGTTATGGGCTAGGCTCAGGTATAACAAGTAAAATGGAGGCTGTCGAAATTAAGAATCAT of the Providencia rettgeri genome contains:
- a CDS encoding SymE family type I addiction module toxin, whose product is MGYLPNRGKPNPSPQLTISGKWLKEFGFEVGSH